One window of the Streptomyces sp. NBC_00259 genome contains the following:
- a CDS encoding PP2C family protein-serine/threonine phosphatase — protein MPYVAVTALSDVGLIREHNEDSLVIGPWTLCGTVTENPQTLLFPLGTPLVVAVADGLGGQPAGEVASALVVRRLASLGASLTGEEAVREALTLCNRLVYSAAEGDPDLVTMGTTIAGTVVLGDSMLTFNVGDSKVFHTSKDDLRQVSVDDSPPPRPGHRTTSAVTQTLGGSTAYTAVTPHVSATALNTGDRYLVCTDGLTDPVPDEDIHSLLRVHDDGRAAYELWKAAIEAGGPDNITLALVRIGE, from the coding sequence ATGCCGTACGTAGCCGTCACCGCCCTCAGCGATGTCGGGCTGATCCGCGAGCACAACGAGGACAGCCTGGTCATCGGCCCCTGGACGCTGTGCGGCACCGTGACCGAGAACCCGCAGACGCTGCTGTTCCCTCTCGGCACACCTCTCGTCGTCGCGGTCGCCGACGGGCTCGGCGGACAGCCGGCCGGGGAGGTGGCGAGCGCGCTGGTCGTCCGCCGGCTGGCCTCGCTCGGCGCCTCACTGACCGGCGAGGAGGCGGTCCGCGAGGCCCTGACCCTGTGCAACCGCCTCGTGTACTCGGCCGCCGAGGGCGATCCGGACCTGGTCACGATGGGCACGACGATCGCCGGCACCGTCGTCCTGGGGGACTCGATGCTGACGTTCAACGTCGGCGACAGCAAGGTCTTCCACACGTCGAAGGACGACCTGCGTCAGGTGAGCGTGGACGACAGCCCGCCGCCACGACCGGGACACCGCACCACGTCGGCGGTCACCCAGACGCTCGGCGGCAGCACCGCGTACACGGCCGTCACCCCCCATGTCTCGGCCACCGCGCTGAACACGGGTGACCGCTATCTGGTGTGCACGGACGGCCTGACCGATCCGGTGCCGGACGAGGACATCCACAGCCTGCTGCGGGTGCACGACGACGGCCGGGCCGCCTACGAGCTGTGGAAGGCGGCGATCGAGGCCGGGGGCCCGGACAACATCACCCTCGCGCTGGTCCGCATCGGCGAGTAG
- a CDS encoding glycosyltransferase translates to MTSTATPRFSVFTPSHRPRFLDECLTTLQAQTCSDWEWIVLLNNGARWRPEQPDDRVRVEIADDVRGVGAAKRRACEIARGEILVELDHDDLLAKDCLAELAEAFDEHPDTVFVYSNTAQITEDGDRDDSRFNESHGWQYEEVTVDGRKLLAAMSMAPTPHNVSYIWYAPNHVRAFRKDAYEKVGGYDATRTVLDDQDLMCRLFQAGDFHHIPRCLYLQRIHPANTQRDPEINAHIQRETVALYDKYIEANALAWTQRRGLLALDLGAAHRKPPGYLGVDQYPGEGVDIVATLPDQLDLPDNSVGLMRAVDFLEHVPAKVPLINELYRLLAPGGMLLTMTPSADGRGAYQDPTHVAFYNENSFWYYTDNQYRTFVPEIEARFQNSRLVTYYPTDWHSKNNISYVVANLIAMKEGAARCGGPLRV, encoded by the coding sequence ATGACGTCGACTGCGACACCGAGGTTCTCCGTCTTCACCCCCAGTCACCGGCCGCGTTTTCTCGACGAGTGCCTGACGACCTTGCAGGCACAGACCTGTTCGGACTGGGAGTGGATCGTCCTGCTCAACAACGGCGCCCGCTGGCGGCCGGAGCAACCCGACGACCGGGTCCGTGTGGAGATCGCGGACGACGTCCGCGGCGTCGGGGCCGCCAAGCGGCGGGCCTGTGAGATCGCTCGCGGCGAGATCCTCGTGGAACTCGACCACGACGACCTCCTGGCGAAGGACTGCCTGGCGGAGCTCGCCGAGGCGTTCGACGAGCACCCGGACACCGTCTTCGTCTACAGCAACACCGCGCAGATCACCGAGGACGGGGACCGGGACGACTCCCGCTTCAACGAGTCGCACGGCTGGCAGTACGAAGAGGTGACGGTCGACGGCCGCAAGCTGCTGGCCGCGATGTCCATGGCCCCGACGCCGCACAACGTCTCCTACATCTGGTACGCGCCCAACCACGTACGGGCGTTCCGCAAGGACGCCTACGAGAAGGTCGGCGGCTACGACGCCACCCGCACGGTCCTGGACGACCAGGACCTGATGTGCCGGCTCTTCCAGGCAGGCGACTTCCACCACATCCCGCGCTGCCTCTACCTGCAGCGGATCCACCCCGCCAACACCCAGCGCGATCCGGAGATCAACGCGCACATCCAGCGCGAGACGGTCGCCCTCTACGACAAGTACATCGAGGCCAACGCACTCGCCTGGACCCAGCGCCGCGGCCTGCTCGCGCTGGACCTCGGTGCGGCCCACCGCAAGCCGCCGGGCTACCTGGGCGTGGACCAGTACCCGGGAGAGGGCGTCGACATCGTCGCGACCCTGCCCGACCAGCTGGACCTGCCCGACAACTCGGTCGGGCTGATGCGGGCGGTGGACTTCCTGGAGCACGTGCCCGCCAAGGTGCCGCTGATCAACGAGCTGTACCGGCTGCTGGCGCCCGGCGGCATGCTCCTCACCATGACGCCCAGCGCGGACGGCCGCGGCGCGTACCAGGACCCGACGCACGTCGCGTTCTACAACGAGAACTCCTTCTGGTACTACACGGACAACCAGTACCGGACCTTCGTCCCCGAGATCGAGGCGAGGTTCCAGAACTCCCGGCTGGTCACCTACTACCCGACCGACTGGCACTCCAAGAACAACATCTCCTACGTGGTGGCGAACCTCATCGCGATGAAGGAGGGCGCGGCCCGCTGCGGCGGCCCGCTGCGGGTCTGA
- a CDS encoding STAS domain-containing protein, with the protein MNVAESVAVHSGPTDPGRCGAPDRRNGLPAISDCRTIDRTLVIALRGVIDEDSVYPLRLMLTVGVKSGYTRLVVDCADITECDKELLELFLSWKRNGRNIVLVHPSRSVCNLIATEISRRLFICALSVKQALDLMGR; encoded by the coding sequence GTGAACGTTGCGGAATCGGTAGCGGTGCATTCAGGTCCGACCGATCCTGGCCGATGCGGCGCGCCCGACCGGCGGAACGGCCTGCCGGCGATCTCCGACTGCCGGACGATCGACCGCACGCTCGTCATTGCCCTGCGAGGCGTGATCGACGAGGACAGCGTGTACCCCTTGCGGCTGATGCTGACGGTCGGCGTGAAGTCCGGCTACACGCGTCTCGTGGTGGATTGCGCGGACATCACGGAATGCGACAAGGAGCTGCTCGAACTATTTCTGTCCTGGAAGCGCAACGGGCGGAATATCGTCCTCGTCCATCCGTCCCGCTCGGTGTGCAATCTGATTGCGACCGAGATTTCTCGGCGGCTTTTCATCTGTGCGCTTTCGGTCAAACAGGCGCTGGATCTGATGGGGCGATGA
- a CDS encoding dTDP-4-dehydrorhamnose 3,5-epimerase family protein, with product MRPLGIEGAWVDTPRVFPDHRGRFHEWFRIDRFREVTGQELRLEQANCSRSVRGTLRGIHYASVPPGQAKYVTCVSGAVLDVIVDIRTGSPTFGAWEAVRLDDADHRSVYLSEGLGHAFMALEEHSTVVYLCSRGYAPQREFGIHPFDPTLAIDWPDGLVPELSEKDAAAPTLVEAERQGLLPSYEECVAHRRDLRAGGSTGRSAAVTPA from the coding sequence GTGAGACCGCTCGGCATCGAGGGCGCCTGGGTGGACACACCCAGAGTCTTCCCCGACCACAGGGGCCGCTTCCACGAGTGGTTCAGGATCGACCGGTTCCGTGAGGTCACCGGCCAGGAACTCCGGCTGGAGCAGGCGAACTGCTCCCGCTCCGTGCGCGGCACTCTGCGGGGCATTCACTACGCCTCGGTCCCGCCCGGGCAGGCCAAATACGTCACCTGCGTCAGCGGCGCCGTCCTCGACGTGATCGTCGACATCCGTACCGGCTCCCCAACCTTCGGCGCCTGGGAGGCGGTTCGCCTCGACGATGCGGACCACCGTTCCGTCTACCTCTCGGAGGGACTGGGCCACGCCTTCATGGCTCTGGAGGAGCACTCCACCGTCGTCTATCTGTGTTCCCGGGGATATGCGCCGCAGCGTGAGTTCGGGATTCACCCGTTCGATCCGACGCTGGCCATCGACTGGCCCGACGGACTTGTGCCCGAGCTCTCGGAGAAGGACGCCGCGGCGCCCACGCTCGTGGAGGCCGAGCGACAGGGATTGTTGCCCTCCTACGAGGAGTGCGTCGCCCATCGCCGGGATCTGCGGGCCGGTGGATCGACGGGACGATCGGCGGCGGTGACGCCGGCGTAG
- the rfbB gene encoding dTDP-glucose 4,6-dehydratase, with protein sequence MRILVTGGAGFIGSEFVRRQLNSDPAVRITVLDKLTYSGVEANLAPVSGHPGYRFVRGDICDPDMVDHVMAGQDAVVHFAAESHVDRSIEGAGPFVRTNVLGTQVLLDAAHRHGVGRFVHVSTDEVYGSISEGSWTEEWPLAPNSPYSASKGGADLLALACHRTHGLDVVVTRCSNNYGPYQFPEKVIPLFITNLIDGSTVPLYGDGRNIRDWLHVSDHCRGIELVLRGGKPGEVYNIGGGTEVSNHKLTGLLLDAVGAGWDRVEYVADRKGHDLRYSLDDSKIREQLGYAPQVDFAEGLAATVAWYREHRSWWEPLKGTASRG encoded by the coding sequence ATGCGCATCCTCGTGACCGGCGGCGCCGGCTTCATCGGTTCGGAATTCGTCCGCCGGCAGCTGAATTCGGACCCGGCGGTGCGGATCACGGTCCTCGACAAACTCACCTATTCCGGGGTCGAGGCCAATCTGGCACCGGTGTCGGGGCACCCGGGATACCGCTTCGTACGGGGTGACATCTGCGACCCCGACATGGTCGACCACGTCATGGCGGGCCAGGATGCGGTGGTGCATTTCGCGGCCGAGTCGCACGTGGACCGGTCGATCGAGGGAGCCGGCCCCTTCGTCCGCACCAATGTGCTCGGTACCCAGGTGCTGCTCGACGCGGCCCACCGCCACGGCGTCGGACGCTTCGTGCACGTCTCCACCGACGAGGTGTACGGCTCGATCAGCGAGGGCTCGTGGACCGAGGAGTGGCCGCTCGCGCCGAACTCGCCGTACTCCGCGTCCAAGGGCGGGGCCGATCTGCTGGCGCTCGCCTGCCACCGCACCCACGGCCTGGACGTCGTGGTCACCCGCTGCTCCAACAACTACGGGCCGTACCAGTTCCCGGAAAAGGTCATTCCGCTCTTCATCACCAACCTGATCGACGGCAGCACGGTCCCCCTGTACGGGGACGGCCGCAACATCCGTGACTGGCTGCACGTCTCCGACCACTGCCGGGGCATCGAACTGGTCCTGCGTGGCGGGAAGCCCGGGGAGGTCTACAACATCGGCGGCGGGACCGAGGTGAGCAACCACAAGCTGACCGGCCTGCTGCTGGACGCGGTGGGCGCGGGCTGGGACCGGGTCGAGTACGTGGCCGACCGCAAGGGCCACGACCTGCGCTACTCACTCGACGACAGCAAGATCCGTGAACAGCTCGGCTACGCCCCGCAGGTCGACTTCGCGGAGGGCCTGGCCGCCACCGTCGCCTGGTACCGCGAGCACCGCTCGTGGTGGGAGCCGCTCAAGGGGACGGCGTCGCGCGGATGA
- a CDS encoding phosphoribosyltransferase family protein, translated as MLFTDRVDAGQRLAEALRHLREADPVVLGLPRGGVPVAFQVARALGAPLDVIVVRKLGVPYHRELGFGAIGEGGVRIISDDIVRRGHVSEKDIASVERAEAAELTRQAERFRADRPRIDIKGRTVIVVDDGIATGATAAAACEVVRAQGAARVVLAAPVAPPDAITWLATEADEVVCLSTPRAFSAVGEWYRDFSQTADEEVVTLLARSAADPPGAAESEEVAVDAGGAVLAGELALPDGAAAVVMFAHGSGSSRHSPRNRAVATALNRAGLGTLLFDLLTEPEADDRANVFDIEVLARRLADATQWLRTRTPVPIGYFGASTGAAAALWAASGAGPEVGAVVSRGGRPDLAGPRLPGVRAPTLLIVGGRDTTVLDLNRQARSALRCECRLEVVPGATHLFEEPGALDEVSVLARDWFTMHLTPQEP; from the coding sequence GTGCTGTTCACCGATCGCGTCGACGCGGGGCAGCGCCTCGCCGAAGCACTGCGGCATCTGCGGGAGGCCGATCCCGTGGTGCTCGGACTGCCCCGGGGCGGAGTGCCGGTGGCCTTCCAGGTGGCGCGGGCCCTCGGAGCGCCACTGGATGTGATCGTCGTTCGGAAGCTGGGCGTCCCGTACCACCGTGAGCTCGGGTTCGGGGCCATCGGCGAGGGCGGGGTACGGATCATCAGCGACGACATCGTCCGCCGGGGGCATGTCTCGGAGAAGGACATCGCGTCGGTCGAGCGGGCCGAGGCGGCCGAACTCACGCGGCAGGCGGAGCGGTTCCGGGCCGACCGGCCGCGGATCGACATCAAGGGCCGGACCGTGATCGTCGTGGACGACGGGATCGCGACCGGGGCGACGGCCGCGGCGGCCTGCGAGGTCGTACGGGCGCAGGGCGCGGCCCGGGTGGTGCTGGCGGCGCCCGTGGCCCCGCCGGACGCGATCACCTGGCTGGCCACCGAGGCGGACGAGGTGGTGTGTCTGTCGACACCGCGCGCCTTCTCGGCGGTCGGGGAGTGGTACCGGGACTTCTCGCAGACCGCCGACGAGGAGGTCGTCACGCTGCTGGCGCGGTCGGCCGCCGATCCGCCGGGGGCGGCGGAGTCCGAGGAGGTCGCGGTGGACGCGGGCGGGGCCGTACTCGCCGGTGAACTCGCCCTGCCGGACGGGGCGGCCGCGGTAGTGATGTTCGCCCACGGCTCCGGGAGCAGCCGGCACAGCCCGCGCAACCGGGCGGTCGCGACCGCCCTGAACCGGGCGGGCCTCGGCACCCTGCTCTTCGATCTGCTCACCGAGCCCGAGGCCGACGACCGTGCGAACGTCTTCGACATCGAGGTCCTCGCCCGCAGGCTCGCGGACGCCACCCAGTGGCTGCGCACCCGTACCCCCGTTCCGATCGGCTACTTCGGGGCGTCCACCGGGGCGGCCGCCGCGCTGTGGGCGGCATCGGGCGCCGGCCCGGAGGTCGGCGCCGTCGTCTCGCGCGGAGGCCGCCCCGATCTGGCCGGGCCCCGGCTGCCCGGCGTACGTGCGCCGACGCTGCTGATCGTCGGGGGCCGTGACACCACGGTCCTGGACCTCAACCGCCAGGCGCGGTCGGCGCTGCGCTGCGAGTGCCGCCTGGAGGTCGTGCCGGGAGCGACGCATCTCTTCGAGGAGCCGGGAGCCCTGGACGAGGTCTCCGTGCTCGCCCGCGACTGGTTCACGATGCACCTGACGCCGCAGGAGCCGTAG
- a CDS encoding sulfite oxidase: protein MDVDRGTARDIEGFSAPGRVAEPGEGISMEELALAARNHGMPLEALRYELTPAGLHYVLVHYDIPAAEAADWRLTVGGRVRTPLRLDVVALRSYPSVTHRVTMECAGNGRARLTPRPVSQPWLVEAVGTAEWTGVPLRVLLEEAEVEPDAVEAVLTGADHGVERGVEQDYRRSLPLPVATGDDPEVLVAYAMNGAPLPPQHGHPVRLVVPGWYGMAHVKWLRDISLTSTPFTGFQQSVAYRYKQSADDPGEPVTRIAPRALMIPPGFPDFMTRARAVRPGRIGLEGRAWSGHAPVVRVEVSTDDGRTWHDAALAAPEGHPWAWRHWHTAWTATPGNHVLVARATDGDGRTQPVEQPWNRGGFGNNLVQRVPVLCVPEAG, encoded by the coding sequence ATGGACGTGGACAGGGGCACGGCCCGGGACATCGAGGGCTTCAGCGCCCCGGGGCGCGTCGCCGAACCCGGCGAGGGCATCAGCATGGAGGAGCTGGCGCTCGCGGCCCGCAACCACGGAATGCCGCTGGAGGCGCTGCGGTACGAGCTGACGCCCGCGGGACTGCACTACGTCCTCGTCCACTACGACATTCCCGCGGCCGAGGCCGCCGACTGGCGCCTCACCGTCGGCGGGCGTGTGCGGACACCGCTGCGGCTGGACGTGGTCGCCCTGAGGTCGTACCCCTCCGTCACCCATCGCGTCACGATGGAGTGCGCCGGCAACGGCCGCGCCCGTCTCACCCCGCGGCCGGTGAGCCAGCCCTGGCTGGTGGAGGCGGTCGGCACGGCGGAGTGGACCGGTGTGCCGCTGCGCGTGCTGCTCGAGGAGGCCGAGGTGGAGCCGGACGCCGTCGAAGCGGTCCTCACGGGCGCCGACCACGGAGTGGAGCGCGGCGTCGAGCAGGACTACCGGCGCAGCCTGCCGCTGCCGGTGGCCACCGGTGACGATCCGGAGGTGCTGGTGGCGTACGCGATGAACGGCGCGCCCCTGCCGCCGCAGCACGGCCACCCCGTGCGGCTGGTCGTACCCGGCTGGTACGGCATGGCCCACGTGAAATGGCTGCGGGACATCAGCCTGACCAGCACCCCCTTCACCGGCTTCCAGCAGTCGGTCGCCTACCGCTACAAGCAGTCCGCCGACGACCCCGGTGAGCCCGTCACACGCATCGCGCCCCGCGCCCTCATGATCCCGCCGGGCTTTCCCGACTTCATGACCCGCGCCCGCGCCGTACGCCCCGGCCGGATCGGGCTGGAGGGGCGGGCCTGGTCCGGCCACGCTCCGGTCGTACGGGTGGAGGTCAGCACCGACGACGGCCGCACCTGGCACGACGCCGCACTCGCCGCGCCCGAGGGCCACCCCTGGGCCTGGCGCCACTGGCACACGGCCTGGACGGCCACCCCCGGAAACCATGTGCTGGTGGCCCGCGCCACCGACGGCGACGGCCGCACCCAGCCCGTCGAGCAGCCGTGGAACCGGGGCGGCTTCGGGAACAACCTGGTCCAGCGGGTGCCCGTGCTGTGCGTGCCGGAAGCCGGCTGA
- a CDS encoding 4-hydroxybenzoate 3-monooxygenase, whose translation MHTTTVGIIGGGPAGLLLARLLHNAGIDSVVLELRDRAYVEQRQRAGILEQATVDALRAAGAGARMDAEGIPHDGIELRFGRRAHRIDFPSLTGGRSVMVYAQTEVVKDLVALQLAEGDRLLFGAEVTSVEGADSDTPVVRFVHEGREQTLSCDYVVGCDGFHGVTRDSVPESLRTTYERTYPYSWLGVLAEAPPVYDELVYAHSERGFALASMRSATVSRLYLQVPNGTDPADWSSERIWDELDARFALDGDPGWKLERGRVTSKAVLPMRSHVTEPMRYGRVLLAGDAAHIVPPTGAKGLNLAVADVVVLARALARWRETGGTELLDAYSDTCLRRVWRAEHFSYAMTTMLHTGPAQSPFETKLQLSQLERIATSPHAAAELAENYTGLPLPR comes from the coding sequence ATGCACACCACCACCGTCGGCATCATCGGCGGCGGCCCTGCCGGGCTGCTCCTGGCCCGGCTCCTGCACAACGCGGGCATCGACAGCGTGGTCCTGGAGCTCCGCGACCGCGCCTACGTCGAACAGCGCCAGCGCGCGGGGATCCTCGAACAGGCCACCGTGGACGCGCTGCGCGCCGCCGGCGCCGGGGCGCGCATGGACGCCGAGGGCATCCCGCACGACGGCATCGAGCTGCGCTTCGGCCGACGCGCGCACCGGATCGACTTCCCCTCCCTCACCGGCGGCCGGAGCGTCATGGTGTACGCGCAGACCGAGGTCGTGAAGGACCTCGTCGCCCTTCAGCTCGCCGAGGGCGACCGGCTCCTCTTCGGGGCCGAGGTCACGTCCGTCGAGGGCGCCGACAGCGACACCCCGGTCGTCCGTTTCGTACACGAAGGCCGCGAGCAGACCCTGAGCTGCGACTACGTCGTCGGCTGCGACGGATTCCATGGCGTGACCAGGGACTCCGTCCCCGAGTCCCTGCGCACCACGTACGAGCGGACGTACCCGTACTCCTGGCTGGGCGTCCTCGCCGAAGCGCCGCCCGTGTACGACGAGTTGGTCTACGCCCATTCGGAGCGCGGCTTCGCCCTCGCCAGCATGCGCTCGGCCACCGTGAGCCGCCTCTACCTCCAGGTGCCGAACGGCACCGACCCCGCCGACTGGTCGAGCGAGCGGATCTGGGACGAGCTCGACGCCCGTTTCGCCCTCGACGGCGACCCGGGCTGGAAGCTGGAGCGCGGCAGGGTGACGTCCAAGGCGGTGCTCCCGATGCGCAGCCATGTCACCGAACCGATGCGGTACGGCCGGGTCCTCCTCGCGGGCGACGCGGCGCACATCGTCCCGCCGACCGGGGCGAAGGGGCTCAACCTGGCCGTCGCCGATGTGGTCGTACTGGCCCGTGCCCTGGCCCGGTGGCGCGAGACCGGCGGGACGGAACTGCTGGACGCCTACTCGGACACGTGCCTGCGGCGGGTCTGGCGGGCGGAGCACTTCTCGTACGCCATGACGACGATGCTGCACACCGGTCCGGCTCAGTCGCCCTTCGAGACGAAGCTCCAGCTGTCGCAGCTGGAGCGGATCGCCACCTCGCCCCACGCGGCAGCCGAACTGGCCGAGAACTACACAGGGTTGCCACTGCCCCGCTGA
- a CDS encoding tetratricopeptide repeat protein, producing MNVLLETGLAQSRYQDREGAERTFRRVLKLDPRNKIAWYNLGVLAHQDGKATDARDAYDKALKIDPAYTSALFNEAVLLESSEPERAVQLLRRAIAVNPKASTAHLRLGLALAKKDQDDDARDSFRRAVALDPSLHSQVPEPFKDSASPSPSTSQAGSTR from the coding sequence GTGAACGTGCTCCTGGAGACCGGTCTCGCCCAGTCCCGGTACCAGGACCGCGAAGGCGCGGAGAGGACCTTCAGACGCGTGCTGAAGCTGGATCCCCGGAACAAGATCGCCTGGTACAACCTGGGCGTCCTGGCTCACCAGGACGGCAAGGCGACCGACGCCCGCGACGCCTACGACAAGGCGTTGAAGATCGACCCCGCGTACACATCCGCCCTGTTCAACGAGGCGGTGCTGCTCGAATCGAGCGAGCCCGAACGGGCCGTCCAGCTTCTGAGGCGCGCCATTGCCGTCAACCCGAAGGCCTCCACGGCCCATCTGCGCCTCGGGCTGGCACTGGCGAAGAAGGACCAGGACGACGACGCGCGGGACTCGTTCCGCCGCGCCGTCGCGCTCGATCCGTCGCTGCACTCCCAAGTACCGGAACCGTTCAAGGATTCCGCCAGCCCATCACCCTCCACGAGCCAAGCAGGTAGCACCAGATGA
- the rfbA gene encoding glucose-1-phosphate thymidylyltransferase RfbA produces MRGILLAGGTGSRLWPLTRSVSKQLLPVFDKPMVYYPLSTLVMAGISEILIITTPEDQHQFRLLLGDGDQLGLRLSYLTQERPEGIAQAFLLGADFIGDESVALILGDNIFHGSGLGTRLAHHEGMTGGRVFAYQVANPSAYGVVEFDELGRALSIEEKPARPKSRYAVPGLYFYDNHVVDIARSLRPSARGELEITDLNQVYLRSGTLQVTRLDRGTAWLDTGTFASMVQASEFVRVIEERQGFKVGCVEEAVWRAGLIDDDRLRALAEPLLKSGYGQYLLGLLDDSWSTVTPQRGSGSPRHLWKEPVS; encoded by the coding sequence ATGCGCGGAATTCTGTTGGCCGGCGGCACCGGCTCGCGACTGTGGCCGTTGACCCGCTCGGTGTCCAAGCAGCTGCTGCCGGTCTTCGACAAACCCATGGTCTATTATCCGCTTTCCACACTGGTGATGGCCGGGATCAGCGAGATCCTGATCATCACCACCCCCGAGGACCAGCATCAGTTCCGGCTGCTTCTCGGGGACGGCGACCAACTGGGTCTGCGACTCTCCTATCTGACGCAGGAACGCCCGGAGGGCATCGCCCAGGCGTTCCTGCTGGGCGCGGACTTCATCGGTGACGAGTCGGTCGCCCTGATCCTGGGCGACAACATCTTCCACGGCAGCGGCCTGGGCACGCGGCTGGCCCACCACGAGGGGATGACGGGCGGCAGGGTGTTCGCCTATCAGGTCGCCAATCCCTCCGCCTATGGAGTGGTGGAGTTCGACGAGCTGGGCCGGGCGCTGTCCATCGAGGAGAAGCCGGCCCGGCCGAAATCCCGCTACGCCGTGCCCGGACTCTATTTCTATGACAATCATGTCGTGGACATCGCCCGGAGCCTGCGTCCCAGCGCACGGGGCGAGTTGGAGATCACCGACCTCAACCAGGTCTATCTGAGGTCAGGAACCCTGCAGGTCACCCGGCTGGACCGGGGCACCGCCTGGCTCGACACCGGAACCTTCGCGTCGATGGTGCAGGCCTCGGAGTTCGTCCGGGTGATCGAGGAGCGTCAGGGCTTCAAGGTCGGCTGTGTCGAGGAAGCGGTCTGGCGGGCCGGCCTGATCGACGACGACCGGCTCCGGGCACTGGCCGAGCCACTGCTCAAGAGCGGGTACGGACAGTACCTGCTGGGTCTGCTGGACGACTCCTGGTCCACGGTCACGCCCCAGCGGGGAAGCGGTTCGCCGCGCCACCTGTGGAAGGAGCCCGTCTCGTGA
- the rfbD gene encoding dTDP-4-dehydrorhamnose reductase encodes MTTSWLVTGAGGMLGRDVLAELAADPDAMATGAGRDRLDITDPVAAHAAVAGHHVVVNCAAWTDVDGAESAEAAATAVNGTGVRHLARACAGGGAVLVHVSTDYVFPGDARQPYVEDAPTGPVNAYGRGKLAGERAVAELLPRTGYTVRTAWLYGAHGRNFVSTMLQLAARRETLDVVADQYGQPTWSRALARQLVALGRAALAGRAPAGVYHGTAAGRTTWYGLARETFRLSGLDPERIRPVGSGAFPRPATRPAFGVLGHESWSRTGLAPLPQWDEQLTAALDTPAFAALAATARIGG; translated from the coding sequence ATGACGACGAGCTGGCTGGTGACGGGCGCGGGCGGAATGCTCGGCCGGGACGTGCTGGCGGAACTCGCCGCCGATCCGGACGCGATGGCGACGGGAGCGGGCCGCGACCGGCTCGACATCACCGACCCGGTGGCCGCGCACGCCGCCGTCGCCGGTCACCATGTGGTCGTCAACTGCGCGGCCTGGACGGACGTCGACGGCGCCGAGTCGGCCGAGGCGGCGGCCACCGCCGTGAACGGCACCGGCGTGCGCCATCTCGCACGGGCCTGCGCCGGAGGCGGCGCCGTCCTGGTACACGTTTCCACCGACTACGTCTTCCCCGGCGATGCCCGGCAGCCGTACGTCGAGGACGCGCCGACCGGCCCCGTCAACGCCTACGGGCGAGGCAAGCTGGCGGGGGAGCGGGCGGTGGCCGAGCTGCTGCCCCGCACCGGCTACACCGTGCGCACCGCCTGGCTCTACGGCGCGCACGGCCGCAACTTCGTGAGCACCATGCTGCAGCTCGCCGCCCGGCGCGAGACCCTGGACGTGGTGGCCGACCAGTACGGCCAGCCGACCTGGTCCCGCGCGCTCGCCCGGCAACTGGTCGCGCTCGGCCGTGCCGCGCTGGCGGGCCGGGCACCGGCAGGCGTCTATCACGGCACCGCGGCGGGCCGCACCACGTGGTACGGCCTGGCCCGGGAGACCTTCCGGCTGAGCGGCCTCGATCCCGAGCGGATCCGCCCGGTGGGCTCCGGGGCTTTCCCGCGCCCCGCCACCCGCCCGGCGTTCGGCGTCCTCGGCCACGAAAGCTGGTCGCGTACCGGGCTCGCGCCCCTGCCGCAGTGGGACGAGCAGCTGACAGCGGCCCTGGACACCCCGGCCTTCGCCGCTCTGGCCGCCACGGCACGCATCGGCGGCTGA